The Tigriopus californicus strain San Diego chromosome 5, Tcal_SD_v2.1, whole genome shotgun sequence genome includes a region encoding these proteins:
- the LOC131880553 gene encoding cardioactive peptide-like, whose amino-acid sequence MKDNVGSFVVLLGLSTILLAVCRPSQGSPFNTMDFDSLEEFGSKTKRPFCNAFTGCGRKRSDPDLDLSSDLDQEAEQIGEHMITGLSPMELMQTRKFGMSSLRPEGGQLGFFPGYLKRK is encoded by the exons TTCGTGGTCCTTCTCGGTCTTTCCACAATACTTCTTGCCGTGTGTCGGCCTTCCCAAGGGTCCCCTTTCAACACAATG GACTTTGATTCCCTCGAGGAGTTTGGATCCAAGACCAAGCGGCCTTTTTGTAACGCCTTTACAG GTTGCGGACGCAAACGCTCTGATCCCGATCTCGACCTGTCGAGTGACCTGGATCAAGAGGCTGAGCAGATTGGGGAGCACATGATCACAGGACTGAGCCCCATGGAACTGATGCAAACTCGGAAATTCGGCATGTCCAGTCTGAGACCAGAGGGTGGCCAACTTGGATTCTTTCCCGGATACTTGAAAAGGAAATAA